Genomic DNA from Coffea arabica cultivar ET-39 chromosome 7e, Coffea Arabica ET-39 HiFi, whole genome shotgun sequence:
ATAATAATCAACCACTTCCGCAACATGATGGTTCATTCACAGATAGGCAGTGGGTGGAACGCGTACTCTACGGTCATCATAGACGCTCAATAGACAACATGCGTATCACGACTGATAATTTCTTGCTACTGTCCAATATCCTTGTCGAGAGACAGTACGTTCCACACAATTACCAACAGCGCGTGCCCATACAGGAGGCGCTTGCTATGACTTTAATGTTGGTCAGCCACAAGCATACGCACCGTGTGTTGGGGACTATTTTTGATCGATCCATCGAGACGATTAATCGAAATATAAAAAAGGTGCTCCGAGGCCTGTGTCTATTTGCAGCTGAAATAATACGACCGGGTGACCAGACTGCAGTTCATCCACGAATTGCAAACTCAACTAATTTTTATCCGTGGTTCAAGGTAATGTGGAAAGAATACTGATTTTTGGCGACTCTGTAGTACGACGATTCTATAAAGttgattatatattttttacacaTATTAGGATGCCGTGGGAGCGATGGATGGCACCCACATCTCAGCTTGTCCTCCGACAGGCGAGCAAATGGCATATACAAATCGGCACGGGTGGCAATCACAGAATGTTCTGGCAGTTTGTGACCATGACATGCGCTTCATCTATGTGTATGCTGGATGGGAGGGAAGTGCACACGATGCGCGAGTGTTGGAGTCAGCATTAGCATATCCGTCCGATTTTCCACTGCCGCAACCTGGTAAGTGATGGGTCCAATATTTCAAGTCAAGCATGTGCTATGCTTTATTTCCACAACTCCTATTTTTTATCGCGTTTATTAATTAGAATAACTTTGTCAAATAGGCCAGTACTACTTAGTTGATGCGGCATACAGGAATGCTCCTGGTTTCATGCCTCCGTATAAGAACGTGGGGTCCGAATCTCCGTCAAAGACCTTGTTCAATACTCGACATTCGCAACTGCGCAATGTCATTGAGCGCACATTCGGTGTGCTTAAGAAAAGATTCAAATGGTTAAAGGGTCCGGTAGATAATTTCTATATGAGCACTCAAATCAGTATAGTCATTGCTTGTTGTGCGTTGCACAACTTTTTAAGGATGCACCAACCAGAAGATGCTCATTTTCAACGGTTTGAATCACAAGACGTGCACTTAAATGAAGAGCCAGAAATAGGCGGGCTAGTACCTCAGCCGTTCGCATTAAACGTGTCTCCTGCAGAGCTGGCGGAATGGAAAGCTAAACGAGACTACATAGCGACTCAAATGTATGCAGCACGAGGGCGACGCCGCCGTTAAGTGTTCATCGCATTAAGTAGGATTGTAATTGTCCCTAAAATATATTTTCCCATGTGTAGAATGTACTTAAAATGTCCTCGATTTCCAACTTCTAAATTAATCTGTACCGTTTGGGTATTAAGTATGCAATTGGTTTAGCGTAAACGTAgtataaaatcaaaattttcgaagtcaaagtcaaaattttcgaagtcaaagtcaaagtcacATGCTTAAATTCAATAATAAGCACCTGTCCAAACGCTAATTTACACGATTTACTTGCTATCCAAACGCCTATTTCATATTTACGCGATCTTAAAAAGTAACctaaaaaatatcccaaataacttacaatccaaacaaaccctgaGGAAGTGTTTGGAAAGCATAATTGGTgggtaatttgaaattttaagaaattagCGTTTGTACTGTGTAAATAAAAGTGGTGGGGTAATTTACTGTAGAGTTCCGACATTGGATTCCTTAGGTGCAGCCTTTTGCACTAAAGTCATGCAAAAATTCATTCCTTCACGTGGCAACTGCATTTTGACGGAAACCTGCAAAAAAAATAACCGTTGGTTGAGGAGAGTAAAGGCATTTACTCCTGAACACAGCACAAAGGCTAGAAGTGCTCCTCTATTCGGGCCTCTCTTCGCCATTTTCATCTACCAACAGACGGGAAAGACAGCTGCAATCAAACCCAGCTTGCAGAGACGTCCGGCAAACAAGATCCTTGACTGAAGTTTTGAATCTATCGGACGCATTTCACCCTGCCGCGGTCGACGCTTCCAACACCCAAACGGAATTTCTTGCTCCGAGCCCATTCCACTTTCTCCCTATCTACAGCGGCAGGTACAATTCCCTCGATTTTCTGGATTTAGCTGCAATTTACATTCCATAAACCTGCGTTGATCTGTCTTTCTAGTTGTCCACGGCTTCATCAGCTGATTATCTCCCTTGGACACCTGATTTTGTGTTGGCTGTGTGCGAAGAGTAGATTTCGTTTATGGTAGATTAAAATGTACTTAGGATTAATTGAACCCGAATCTGAATGAATGGTGGAATAAAGCTGCTCTGGCCTTTCAAATTGGGAGGTTATGAGCATTAAAACTGGATTAACTGGATATATTGCAAGCAGGGAGATTTATTGTCTTTGGGCTTTTTTCTTATCATGGAAAGAAAATTTAATGGGGAAAATAAAATCTGTCCTGAATTTATTAGGAGGATAAGTCGATGTTAGAAGTTAATTTTGCTTTAGAATATGTCAATTTAAGCAGGTGAAATAATTGATGGTGGACAGAAGTAAAATATATTATGacccttaaaaaaataaattcatcacccttaaaaaaaataattgaagtaAAATATATTCTACAATTACGTAAATTAAAGATGGACAGAAGTTGTTTAATaaagttttgccaaaaaatACAAGGGATTTTCACTGCTTAATTGCATTGGCCTTTGGCaatcagttttctttttttccatggtttcttttgctttctttccAATTAAAAAGGTTTGCCTCATAACGCACAAGGATTGGACAAGTGTGATAGGAAACATAAAAGCAAAATATACCGGTCTGCTGTAAAATTTATAAAGTATTTAAAGTTAAATGTGGGTGGCGTCTGGATGCCCAAGGCAGTAATATGCAAAATATTACTGATAATGAGCCAACGAGTCCCTGGATTAATACTTTGAAGTTAGCAGCAAGTTACTTGTCCTTGGCATTGATCATGTTTATTATTGAATAATAAACTCATACTTTAACGTAGTATAAGTTGTTTAATGGGATGCTATAAAATAAGTCATAACTGAGACAGTAtatgaaggaaaagaaaaaatggtttTGAAGAAGAATTAAAATTGGACATATACTTGACAACAAAAGTTTACATGAGCAGCCCAGAGAAAAGAATCTTTACATTTTGAGTGTGACCCAGAaccaaaggaaaataaaaggactAGGATTTGTGCCTTTTCAACAAAGAAATTGTATCAGATTATACGGAATACATAATCCTGCACAGTTATAGATGCTTGAATTCATAACTTTTGGTTCTGTTGTAAGTCTCATTTGATGAGGTTAGATACATGTCAATTAGCTTATAGACTTGTCGATTAGGAGTCAATTACCTTATTATTGTGGGCTGCTAATTTCCAGAATTAACAGAAGCATGGGATTTTTTGTTGATCAATGGAACTTGAAAGCTAACATGCTGGGAATTTGTTTGGATGCAAACTCCCATTTGCTGTTTGGATGCATATTTTTTGCAATGAGTTAATAATTTTACTGTCCAGCTGCTGCCATTTCGGTTGTTCTGAGGCAGTTCTCTCTTCGGTTATGACCGCTGAGAAGAGGAAGAAGCCTTCTTGCGATTGTATGTTCTTTCTACGCTGTATTAGAAAGTAATTTTCGCAGCATATTCATTGGTTAATAATACTTTTTGTTCGAATTTTGAAGCCTCACCTGTTAGCTGTACGTCCGATTGCTCTACCCGTTCGTCAACTGCATCCAACAACTACATCAAGTGCCTTGAGGTCTATTTTGAGGCAAGTGCCTTTGTTGAGTTCCTTCTGCACCTGTTTTTGCTTTCACTATTGATTGTCCAGATCTGTTTCCAAACCACTTTAATTCAATTTCTGTTATCTCAGTCCACTGCTAACTCTTTTTCCCCATCAAACTTAGCAAATGGCTTCTAGGATTCACTGGACTGATGCAATGGATGAAGCTTTCCTCACAGCCTACGTCAGTTTTCGGGAAAATGACGTTTGGGACAAGAGGAAGTCGCTAGAGACCAACTACGACATGTTGGCAGCCCATTTGGTGAGCAATCACATATTGACTGTGACTGGCCAGCAATTGCAGACCAGATTCTATCAcatcaagaagaaatgggacCTGTTCTGCAATCTGCGTGGGATTTCATCAAAAACAGAGACCGGGGTTGGGTGGAGTGAGGACAGCTACTGTTTCACTGCTGATGATGAACATTGGGCCAACTTGGAGCAGGTATGGACTTGTCGCTTCCCTGACTTCTGTTAATTGAATTTCTTTGTACTTCAGATTTGAAAGGTGACTTCAGATTCCCTATTGAACTAAAATCTGAGCACTCAATCTTGTTTAAACTGCACTTGTTATTTAATTCTCACTTGTGTCTAATCCTTGATGCCTTTTCATCCTTGATTTTCCGGTGACTTAATCAATTTTTATATGCTGACTCCACTTGTTATTCCGTCTTATTTTCAATCCTCGAAGTCTTTTGATGAGTTAATCTTGTAGCTCAGTCATTACAATTACCTTATTAGATTGAATGATGAAAAGAACCTGTAATTTGGTGCACAACTACATATTCAATTCTGAATAGAACTAGATTTGGGTTATAAAGGGTTATAAGGGGAGGTTCCTGAATAATATAAGTATTTTCCTTGTTAAAATAACTTGAATATTTAGAGTTTTCAGTAAGCGCATGAAATTttacataataaaaaaaattacagctTCAATGAATTCGGATGACAACTCGGGTTACATCCCTTTTCATGAAActcaaaagttaaacaattCATTTGTTCCATCTATAACATCCCTTTTCATAACTGCATGGGCCTATCCTCGCAAGAATTTATCCTTAGTCTCAATAATTTAACAGGCCTGCTTTAATTAAAATTTGGTGCCttttagttgctttgatgcCTTTTAGTTGAGACTAAATTTGGTGTCTTCTATTTGTTGTAAAGtacaaaggaggaaaaaaaaagagttgttTATAGGAGAAAATTTAGTACTTTAATATTTTGCTAAACATTTTTAGTCAAATTTGTAactgttatatatatatatatatatatatatatccaattCTGGATAACCTTTTCTGAAATCAAAGTCCCTGTTCAATTAATATGGTCCGTGCAGATCTTTTCCTGCAAAGGTTGTTACTTGTTGGGACCATTACCAACTGTAACTTTGAATTTTGAATGCTGAATCTTGATCAGGATTGTCCTGGTTTATTTATTGGCAGAGTAGATAATTTTAATATCTCACCTCAGCTATGATCTTCCTCAATCCTTCCAAGTTCCAGCATTCGGGCATGGCATTTGTACTTTTGTTGATTTGACAACTCACATAATTGTTTGGACATAAAAAGTGTAAAATAATTTCAAGAATTAAAAATCTTATACAAAGACACGtttgaaaaaacaaagaaaacaagaaagcaaaTTTCAGAGATGCATGGAATATTTCATTATGAGCTTATCAAAGCTTCTCGCCAAAGTCACACCAGAAGCAGCAGCACTTCTATGAACTTTAGAGAGCAATATGAAGAAATTTCTGAGCCATTCGAAACTTGAAAATGACCAATTGTATTCTATTTAGTGCCTGCACTGCTGATGTCAATTATAATGATACTAATGAATGGCCTTCTCATAAAGTGATGAGTTAGTGTCAAGCCTCTATCTGCACATCCCAAATTGATATCCAAACATCTTTGCTATTTTACTCTCGtttaaattgtttttttttttgcatagaCAGCTGCAGTGCCAACCTTTTTTTATCTAATCTTTcatgttctttcttttctcctttcttgATGTGCTTTTTTCGATGAATTTGACTTGTCGATTAGTGCATTTCCTTCAATTCGTGAAATGGGATGCTGATTATTTGGTTGATTTTGGTTTTTATGGCTCCACTTATTGAAATTCTGATCATTGTCGACGAAAaaagttgtttcttttttttattcatcCTCATTTTAAGTCTTTCTTGCTGAATCTGCTTTTTTTCGAGTGTGTTTTGGAGGCTTGGTTGTGTTTTCTGTTTCTTCACAAAGTAATCAGCTGTGGCTTTGGATTCTTTTATCCTCTCTGTATGGGTTATATTGGAAGTAAGATGTAATAGTAGCAAATCAAGGCAGCATTAGTGAGTAAATTTATAAATCTGGGTTCTTGTTTCCATGATATGATTTACTTGAAGTTGGATTATCCTTCGCTTAGTTGACCATTCTTTTCTGGGCAGACGGATTAACTGGATTAGCTTTGATTGGATTATTTGACTGCAAAATGTGAAAATTGCTCGGCTTAGCTGCTGGTGATTTGTCATTCACAACTCTTTCTTTAATATACAGAAATATTAGCTATCGACAAAGTTTTGGATCCTGGATTTAGCTATCGACATAGTTAATTGAATTAGCATTTTCCTTGTTGAAATAACTCGAATCTTATAATAATATTTTCCTTGTACACTATCAATTCATGTGTGCTCACTTCATATTTGCATTTCACCAGACCAATGCCTCGTACGTTGACTTCAAAAAAGAGAATTCATGCTACTGGTACGATCGGTTGACACCGCTACTGCTTGGAAGACATGCCACAGGCAGCCGTGCCCAGTCTGCAAGCGAGGTAGTTCCATCGGAACCGCCTCGCCGAGAACGGTCCAACACTGCTGCTAAAAATCGGAAGGGAAAAGGTCAAGCCTCTAGTTCGAGGGTGCCTACTCCGGTGAACGTACCAGCAGTTGAGGATGACGACGACGTCTACTATGTTCCCCCAGTTCCTGGTGCAGTTGGAGGAAAACGGTCAGCCTCAAGCTTAGGAACCAGTGGTGAACCTGAAGGGAGTAGAGGTTCAAAATCGACACGGTCATCTACTGGTCTTGAGGATGCTATAAGCAAGATCGGGAATTACACCGACTTCGTTCTTGAGGACAGACGGAGTAGGTCGGAGTTCGACTCCCTCTACGGCATAATGCAGTGCCAGGATGTGATCACCTCAATGGATATTCCGGACGAGTGGAGACTTGAAGCATGTGATCACTATGCCAAATATGAGAACGAGGGTGCAAGGATTATTTTTCTTAGAGCTTCTGCAGCCGATCGCTACGGCTACATCCTCAAGTTGATGAAGCTAAAAGGCTTGGCCTAGGCATGCCAATTATGTGAAATGTTTGTACTATTAAAGTACATTGTGGATGATTGTACTTGTATAACGTGGTTGTTTGTGGATTACTTGTCCATATAATATTAGAGATATTTATTAACTTCTTGTGAAGAAAAAATGTTTATTCATGCCAGAGGATTATGTTGCAGGGAAAATACcgtttgccttttcttttctggaATTTTCCTGGTTGAGTTCACACTCTTATTGAGATTTCTGAATGCTATTCTTACTAGTTCAGTAAATTTGCTGTCATTGTCAATTCTAAATGCTGCATGGTACATTTcatgaaaaattctgaatgaagCTGCAGAAATAGAGGACCTGCAGAGATGTGTTTCTTTGCTTCCGGTGGTTTCAATTTTCCcaagtttttcattttgttggTGTGCAATTCATTATTATTGTTTGGAGATGCATGGATATTGTTACTGTTTTGGTGCTCTGTAGCTATTTCTTTCACTTATGGTCTTCCACACAGCAGGGAAGCAGGGAGTCAAGTAAAAGTATTACTACTATTGCGTTATCTTGATGATTTTGAGTCTGACAATTGGTTATTATATTATCTGGTATCATCAGCCCTTTGTTGGTATGTCGGTCTAGTTTCAAAAGTTGCCAAGGAAATTTTTAATGAGCCCAGGAGGGAATACGTTGCAATCTCAGGGTTGTggtacttcttttcttttcttttcttttcttttctgaacATCCATTCACACAAGCATTGGAAAGCAGGATGCTGCATTCTGGAGAATTTTAGCTTCTCACACTTCAAATCTCCTTGCAGTCCCTCGAAATTTTTAGATTGCTATAGGAACTTGAACGTGGAGAAAAAGGTATTGGAGATGGAACTGTGAGCTATGGAATGGAGATATTTACATGCGTTCTTGGACTGGCATATGGTCCTCACAATGAAGACAGAGGACACAAAAAAGAGCATGCACCTTTTTTGTCCATTAACGCAAACTACTGTAACACCAATCCTGAAGAACAAATAGCTGACACGCCCTAGTACTGCAATTGCTGACAAGCACATGGGTTCTATAGCATTTGTGACTAGTTCTTTGAGATAATTTCAGAGAGCTCCCCTAacgttttatttatttttttacttagctcccctaaggtttgaaaaattacacttacctcccttgatttgatagttttagtaacaaaatcttaaaataaattgattcggtcaaatttttaaatgaataccctAAAATGACCTGcagtaatgagttttaattttatGTCTATACctactagtagtagtagtaagtatttgataaacaacaataatattaataataatttatcattatgataggatacttttgatggtatttaTTATAGATtaaatttataagatagaaaagaagatgttcaaataattcatttaaagtttatgaattttttgagtagtgggattttgaaaaatttagatGTGATTTTGgaccatttattttttatttattgttaattttgagACAAAAAATAAAGATCAACAAAAACATTGGATTACTAGATGTGACATTTGGTTACATTAAAAAATAGAGGTAATAGTGGTGATTGTACAGTTTTATTggtaaaaaattaagaaaaggaataaaaagaaaaaaataattttaaatggCATTCTAAATATAACAAGgaaatttcataaaaatatttaagggtagtATTAAATGAtaagggaggtatgtgtaatttttaaaagctCGAGGGAGCTAAATGAAATTGTTTCtaaaaaacctcaagggaggtttctgaaattatccctagttCTTTTAGATGGCCAATAAAAAAGTCTCTGTAAAGTTAACTTCTCCGTATGTTTCCACtatttgcattttttgttcTGTGTCGTGTCCTCTGACGAGGGCCATAAATTGCGGAAATACATGTGCTATAAAGCATTCCAATTGCATGTCAAATATATCTCATGAAACGACAAAGTGAAAATTGTGGTGGAAGTTCTCTAAAAACTCCAATGTAGATCAGCGCATTTCCCACTGTTTCTTCACATTTAAGCAGTGCAATTCTCTATAAAAAGAACTGGCCTCTGCAATTCTCTTTTGAAAAACGAACGAAGAGGATAGAAGACAGAACGTCAAGACGAAGTGGCGACCTTTTCTTAATTAACGTGGTAGCTGTGTGCACCTCGCCGTGTGGCAACCGGAAACTACGTGCGTGCCACTGGAAGCGAGGTAAATTGTAGACGAATGTTTTCAGTTATAAAATTGCAATCTAAATTCAATATCTTGCCATTATTTAGATCTTTTGTATGGTAGCCGTTTATATACTCTCACTTAATGCATTGTACGAGTTATTGGTGACTAATCGTTCATATTT
This window encodes:
- the LOC140011454 gene encoding uncharacterized protein isoform X1, which produces MTAEKRKKPSCDSSPVSCTSDCSTRSSTASNNYIKCLEVYFEQMASRIHWTDAMDEAFLTAYVSFRENDVWDKRKSLETNYDMLAAHLVSNHILTVTGQQLQTRFYHIKKKWDLFCNLRGISSKTETGVGWSEDSYCFTADDEHWANLEQTNASYVDFKKENSCYWYDRLTPLLLGRHATGSRAQSASEVVPSEPPRRERSNTAAKNRKGKGQASSSRVPTPVNVPAVEDDDDVYYVPPVPGAVGGKRSASSLGTSGEPEGSRGSKSTRSSTGLEDAISKIGNYTDFVLEDRRSRSEFDSLYGIMQCQDVITSMDIPDEWRLEACDHYAKYENEGARIIFLRASAADRYGYILKLMKLKGLA
- the LOC140011454 gene encoding uncharacterized protein isoform X2, yielding MASRIHWTDAMDEAFLTAYVSFRENDVWDKRKSLETNYDMLAAHLVSNHILTVTGQQLQTRFYHIKKKWDLFCNLRGISSKTETGVGWSEDSYCFTADDEHWANLEQTNASYVDFKKENSCYWYDRLTPLLLGRHATGSRAQSASEVVPSEPPRRERSNTAAKNRKGKGQASSSRVPTPVNVPAVEDDDDVYYVPPVPGAVGGKRSASSLGTSGEPEGSRGSKSTRSSTGLEDAISKIGNYTDFVLEDRRSRSEFDSLYGIMQCQDVITSMDIPDEWRLEACDHYAKYENEGARIIFLRASAADRYGYILKLMKLKGLA
- the LOC140011270 gene encoding uncharacterized protein; this encodes MAWNNRRGARGRNADRMRQDEEDEALLLMSASLMLMHPSLAHVDNNQPLPQHDGSFTDRQWVERVLYGHHRRSIDNMRITTDNFLLLSNILVERQYVPHNYQQRVPIQEALAMTLMLVSHKHTHRVLGTIFDRSIETINRNIKKVLRGLCLFAAEIIRPGDQTAVHPRIANSTNFYPWFKDAVGAMDGTHISACPPTGEQMAYTNRHGWQSQNVLAVCDHDMRFIYVYAGWEGSAHDARVLESALAYPSDFPLPQPGQYYLVDAAYRNAPGFMPPYKNVGSESPSKTLFNTRHSQLRNVIERTFGVLKKRFKWLKGPVDNFYMSTQISIVIACCALHNFLRMHQPEDAHFQRFESQDVHLNEEPEIGGLVPQPFALNVSPAELAEWKAKRDYIATQMYAARGRRRR